ttttccagaTAAGAAAAAAAGTTGGGAGGGGTCGTCTCGTCGCTGTGGGTTTTATAATAAAGGGAGAAGGAGCGTCCAAGAATAGACAAAGAATATTAACAGAGGGAGAGCGTCAGagagagaaaaatatattacaatgGAAGAgacaacgaagaagaagaataagatcGTTATTAACGAAGATGATGATTCCAAAAAGAAGGAGCGTCATTTTGTTACCTGGTCTCAACAGGTCTCttcccctttctctctctctctctatttatatatatataatagtgaatCTCTGTTTCATTGCTCTGTATAGTCTCTGAGGTGGGTTTTGCTTTGAGTTTTGCAGGAGGATGATATTCTCAGACAGCAAATCACTTTAAATGGAACTCAAAAGTTagtctcttttctttcttacaGTTTCTCGGACAAAGTTTTCTGTTTTATTGATTctgatgttgttgttgtgttgtttGGTTTCTCAGTTGGGCGATCATTGCATCTAAGTTTACTGATAAGAGCACAAGGCAGTGTAGAAGAAGGTCTGGTTTAAAACTCTGATCAAGATGATTGTTTCtggtgttttgttttgtttttttttaaaatcggaTCATGGGGTTTTGGTTTTTGCAGATGGTATACATACTTAAACTCTGATTTCAAGAGAGGTGGTTGGACTCCTGAAGAAGATACTCTTTTGTGTGAGGTTAGACAAGACATCTTTCTTTTAATCCCATAAGAGTTTGTGTCTGATCTTTCTGTGTTTTGGTTTTTTAGGCACAGAGACTGTTTGGGAACAGATGGACTGAGATTGCAAAAGTGGTCTCAGGCAGGTATATATCTATTAGAGAACATAAAGAAAAGCTTTTTATGAATCAAGTTATGAAAATGAAAGTGATGGTAAatgttcttttgtttgttgTAGAACTGATAATGCAGTGAAGAACAGGTTCACAACACTGTGCAAGAAGAGAGCTAAGTATGAAGCCATGGCTAAAGAGAATAGTATTGCTTGTTCTGTGAACTCAAACAACAAGAGAGTCCTGTTCCCAGATGGTGTTACTGCACCCTGCAAAGTCGAAAGTGAATCTCCTATTGCTAAGAAAACCAGGTGAGAAACTTGTTTTGGGTTTTCTCTTTTGGATTCATAGAAGAAAGCAAGCTTTGAATTGTGGATTGACTATGCTCTATATTTCAGGAGAAGTCACATTCCAGACCTTAAAGAGATCACTAACTATGGGGATAGATCACATATAAAGGTTCATTCAAGTGTGAATCAGCAAGTAAGACCTCCATTTTCGGTACTACCCCACAATGCCACAAGTGTTGGTAGCACGGAGGAGCAGAATCAAACAGACAATGTGAAAGAAAATGACGGTAAACAACTCTGCCCAAATCTATTCTTTATGTTGTTGTTGCTTATCCTGTAATGAGAGCATTAGTAAAGATGCAGCATAGTAAGTTAATTGTGTGTTTCTGGGTATATAGGTAACCAAGAAGTGTTTCTTAAGAAGGATGATCCAAAGGTAACAAACTTGATGCAACAAGCTGAGCTTCTCAGTTCATTGGCGCATAAAGTAAACTCAGACAACACTGAACAAAGCATGGAGAATGCATGGAAGGTAACTAACTATGCGGTTTTGCAATGATTAGGAAACACTTTTCAAGAGGCTGTTTAACAAAAATGTTGTTGTTGGTGCTACTAATGTGCAGGTCCTGCAGGATTTCTTGAATAAAAGCAAAGAGAATGATATATTCCGTTATGGACTTCCGGAGATGGATTTCCAGCTTGAGGAGGAGTTCAAGGATCTTGTTGAAGATTTGAGGAGTAGTAATGAAGCTAGTCAAGTATCTTATAGGCAACCTGATCTCCATGATTCACCAGCAAGCTCTGAGAATAGCTCAGGATCAACTGTAATGCCGCACCCTTCTGGTGATAAGACCCAACAGCAACCAATGTCTTCTGATACTCAGACAATATCTCAGAAGCAAAGTGTCGTGGAGGTACTACAGAATCAAGGGATTGTGTCTGATGCAACTGTGGAACAAGAGGGTTTACTCTCAACTTGTCATGATGATATCCTAAAGGACTGTAATGAGATTGTGCCCATATCTGGTGAAGAAGAGTTTAACTCGCCCGTTCAAGTCACTCCACTGTTCAGATCTCTAGCAGCAGGCATCCCAAGCCCTCAATTCTCTGAAAGTGTAATAAAGCTTGCACCGAATCATTTGAATTGGTATAGTTTTATAGGAATGGAACTAACTGATCTGTCTCACTGCAGGAGAGGAGCTTTCTGCTAAAAACACTCGGTGTGGAGTCCCCATATCCATGTCCGAGTGCTAATCCTTCACAACCACCTCCTTGCAAAAGAGTCCTTCTTGATAGTTTGTAAACCAAACCAACCCAACCAGAAAAAAAACGAACCTAAAACCGCAGTTGTGTCCTCATGGAGTTGGACATAACTTGCATTTCTTCTCCTTTTGCTTAGATATTTCTTCATAGGTTTTGCAGCCATATCGGCCTGAAAAAGTTTTAGTGAAGCGGGCGTGCCATGATCTGCATTTTTCCCCCTCAGTGGTCTAGACTCCATTGAATGTTAAAGGTAACATTTCTAAGTCTATACCAATCTCAG
This genomic window from Brassica napus cultivar Da-Ae unplaced genomic scaffold, Da-Ae ScsIHWf_1153;HRSCAF=1639, whole genome shotgun sequence contains:
- the LOC125596217 gene encoding transcription factor MYB88-like, which translates into the protein MEETTKKKNKIVINEDDDSKKKERHFVTWSQQEDDILRQQITLNGTQNWAIIASKFTDKSTRQCRRRWYTYLNSDFKRGGWTPEEDTLLCEAQRLFGNRWTEIAKVVSGRTDNAVKNRFTTLCKKRAKYEAMAKENSIACSVNSNNKRVLFPDGVTAPCKVESESPIAKKTRRSHIPDLKEITNYGDRSHIKVHSSVNQQVRPPFSVLPHNATSVGSTEEQNQTDNVKENDGNQEVFLKKDDPKVTNLMQQAELLSSLAHKVNSDNTEQSMENAWKVLQDFLNKSKENDIFRYGLPEMDFQLEEEFKDLVEDLRSSNEASQVSYRQPDLHDSPASSENSSGSTVMPHPSGDKTQQQPMSSDTQTISQKQSVVEVLQNQGIVSDATVEQEGLLSTCHDDILKDCNEIVPISGEEEFNSPVQVTPLFRSLAAGIPSPQFSESERSFLLKTLGVESPYPCPSANPSQPPPCKRVLLDSL